Genomic segment of Saccharomyces cerevisiae S288C chromosome XV, complete sequence:
aaaatgaatttCAATTCAACGCCTATGCCTACTTTATCCAACAATGCGGATGATTTCTCTGCAGATGCAATAGACATCTCAGTGTCACAATCTGCTCCCGTAGAAACTGTACAAGACGAAGTAAAACATTATGAAGAGACGATATCCAAATTAACCCAGGAGCAACTACAAGTGTTGGAGACAGAACATTCGGAACTGctaaatcaaaaaaatgagcaattgaaaaaagtggAGACtataaacaaaacaattttAGACATTGTCAATATACAGAACGAATTGTCCAATCATTTAACGGTGCAAtctcaaaatataaacCTAATGCTGAACAATCAAGATGACATTGAATTGAATATTAAGAAGGGAAATAAAGAATTACGTAAAGCGAAACGAGCTGCTGGAAGAACTGCTAAAATGACCACTTATGGTGCCATTATCATGGGTGTTTTTATATTGTTCCTAGATTATGTAGGTTAATATCACTTTCATAAGATATGTGTAAAATGggttaaaaaaatcaatctATCATCAACTTATTACTAttcattttatatattaaacAATAAGTATGAATGCCTAGTATAATTTCTTAGTTGTAGGATTACTGGCATGCAATTCTGCCAACTGCGATAACCTTATGATCTATTGATGTTAAAACAATATTGTTGGTAATGTATTTGGAATCAATCACATTAAGAGCAAAGTCTGGTTCTATAATTTCGACTTCGACAATAAGTGACTGATTTGGATTAATTGAGATGTCGTTAGTCCCGAGAATCTTCACCAATTTTACCGCGTTGTGCGTCAAATTATGGTAAAGAAGCAATTCAGAACCCAAGTCAACGGGATCACTTAGCGCGTGCGTTTGTATTgataattttattaaacGCAAGGCTAACAACTTTAGTGTGTTTGGTAAATTCGGTGATAGTGTATTCGTCTTTCTAGAGTGAATTATTATATCACCCTTACGAATGTGAAATTGCTTTTTCGTGAAGTCTTCGGTATTATGAATCTTAACAAGAACCTCTAAAATGTCAGGGTTCAAACCGACtgatatattattttttgtgTTAGTCTCCAGTATTTgttttgaattcttcattCTTGAAACTATACCATAGTAATGAAAATCTTCATATTGTGTATGAATTTCAATTGTCTGGCCTGATTGAATATATCCGCTGTTGATCAAGACTTTGAGTGACACGTAATTTATCTCCGCTATCGGTTGAAGAACAGAAGATTGCAGTATTGTGCCTACAAATGGCTCTTCCAAAGTTGTTTCTATTTTGTTCATATTATGCTCTACCAATAGATATAGTTGCGAAAAAAATGTCGGACCTTCATACCATTCGGGAACATAATTTATAGAGTCAAATTCTGACTTATACTTAGATTTTGTGATGTTTTCAGTTTTATTCAAATTCGAACCTAATAAACCCGAACACGGGATAAATTGGAATTCTGCGTCTGTCCACTGAAAGTTTTCCTTCAACACATAATTTAGCTCAGACTGAATCATTTCTAGTCGGTGCTTATCCCAACTAATTAGATCTGCCTTattcaaaagaattatCAAGTGCTTTTTGCATGCGGAATTCTTGTTCAAATAAGAGATcacttttaaaatttcataaatCTGATTATTTGGACCATCTAATGATTTTTCCCACGAGTCATAATTGCAATCAATAACCAATACATAAACTTCAGGATCAAAGGTCAAAATTGAGTTCAGAGTTTCTTTATTGAAGTATTTGATACTACCAGGAGTGTCTATAAGCGTCAAGGTTGATGATGGCGGTAGTAAATCATTTTCTACCTGAATAACTTTCTTAAACATGGAAAATccattttctctttctgtTTTGGTATTGTCTAGAATGACCTTAAAACtatttgaagatgaaggaTCCAAATtactgctttttttttgtagttCCCTCATTGATGACATAGAAATTTCGTTTAGATCATATAAAAGATGACCAAGCAAAGTGGATTTGCCTGCGTTTGTATCACCGAGGAACAAACATGTCAAATTCAGAGGATGGGTGGCAATGAATGAATGAATATCAATCGACTCAGTAGGTGGTGTTTGAAGGTTAATTGGTTCCTTTTTTTCGGCCTTGGGCACAGATTTGATATTTAagttttctaatttttcattgaaagCATTAAGTTGGGCCGATTGTATTATATCATCAGGACTTGGTCTATTGAAATTCTCAATGGCTACTTTACGAGTTGTTTTCGGCAGGTTACAAGGCACAAAAATACCAAGGAGCTCATTGTTATGCTTTTTTAAGGACAGAAATGATGAATTCTGCGACGATAGCGGTATTGATGTACTCAAcgagttttttttatcttttatgATAAAGTTTGTGAACGCAAAATCGTCGGTTTGATTTATGCATGGATCGTTTTTCAAGAAACAGTAATGgttcatttctttaataGCCTTCCATGACTCTTCTAAGTTGAGTTTATCATCAGGCGATTTCCTTTTGGTAGGGAGTTCGTTTTCTTTGCTGTCTAATGTCACTGATTTTCCTTGTTTCTCCAAATCACTATTTGACTTCTTTAAGGCAGACAACTTTAAACTCAATGAAACACTATGCTGGTTCGGGGTAAAGTCGCTTCTTTTTACCTTGTCTTTTGCAAGTAGCGTCTTCAGatccttcctttttgtcTCAGCATTGTTATCTTTAGTTTCTCTATTCTTATGTAGTCTTTCTAGTAAGGATGCACTTTTCGATGTACTATGAGACTGGTCCGCACTTAAAAGGCCTTTAgatttttctattctttttcttgctaATTGCTCTAATAACGACATGTCAGGTGGTACTGTAAGTTTCGAAGACCACCTCCTCGTACGTGTATTGTAGAAGGGTCTCTAGGTTTATACCTCCAATCTGTTATAGTACATATTATAGTACACCAATGTAAATCTGGTCCGGGTTACACAACACTTTGTCCTGTACTTTGAAAACTGGAAAAACTCCGCTAGTTGAAATTAATATCAAATGGAAAAGTCAGTATCatcattcttttcttgacAAGTCCTAAAAAGAGCGAAAACACAGGGTTGTTTGATTGTAGAAAATCACAGCGATGGCAGATTATGATAGTGCGAAATATTGGTCCAAGCAGGGAGCTCGTCGTGGGTTACAGAAAACCCGTTACTACTGCCAAATATGCCAAAGGCAATGTAAAGATGCAAACGGATTTCAATCACATAACAAATCGCCATCTCATTTAAGGAAGATTAGTCAAGTGACAGCTGAGGACGCTAGGCGCTACAATATCCAGTTTGAAAAGGGATTTCTACAGTTATTGAAGCAGCGGCACGGAGAAAAATGGATTGATGCTAACAAAGTATACAACGAGTATGTTCAAGATCGCGATCATGTACATATGAATGCCACCATGCATCGTTCTTTGACGCAGTTTGTCCGGTACCTAGGCCGCGCGGGCAAGGTAGACGTGGATATGGATATTGATGATACATCTGAGAACGTTGAAGGTCCTTTGCTTATCAGGATCCATCCCTCATCTTTATCATCACCTTCTGAAGATGGAATGCTGCGAAGTCAACAAGAGGAGCAAGAAGTCATAGCCGCCgagcttttgaaaagacaACTCAATCGTGCTAAGCGACAAACTGAAAAGGTATATCAACCAGAGATGAAATCGGAAATTAGCGGGGATAGCACTCTGAAACGTGTTCAAGTCACCTTCCACGGGAATGGTCGggtaaataaaaagaaaaagaaggttCCTCCACGGAAAGATGGTATCAAGTTCCGttgattgaaaatttttcttttcaagcGATGAGGTTAGCGAAGTTGTTCGAACAAGCCCAAATATGTTTAGAAGGCAGTACGAATTGATACCCTGAACTGTTACTACCCGTATACACGTATTAAGTAAGACAATGAGTAATGGACACGTCAAG
This window contains:
- the SKI7 gene encoding Ski7p (GTP-binding protein that couples the Ski complex and exosome; putative pseudo-translational GTPase involved in 3'-to-5' mRNA decay pathway; interacts with both the cytoplasmic exosome and the Ski complex; eRF3-like domain targets nonstop mRNA for degradation; null mutants have a superkiller phenotype; SKI7 has a paralog, HBS1, that arose from the whole genome duplication), whose protein sequence is MSLLEQLARKRIEKSKGLLSADQSHSTSKSASLLERLHKNRETKDNNAETKRKDLKTLLAKDKVKRSDFTPNQHSVSLSLKLSALKKSNSDLEKQGKSVTLDSKENELPTKRKSPDDKLNLEESWKAIKEMNHYCFLKNDPCINQTDDFAFTNFIIKDKKNSLSTSIPLSSQNSSFLSLKKHNNELLGIFVPCNLPKTTRKVAIENFNRPSPDDIIQSAQLNAFNEKLENLNIKSVPKAEKKEPINLQTPPTESIDIHSFIATHPLNLTCLFLGDTNAGKSTLLGHLLYDLNEISMSSMRELQKKSSNLDPSSSNSFKVILDNTKTERENGFSMFKKVIQVENDLLPPSSTLTLIDTPGSIKYFNKETLNSILTFDPEVYVLVIDCNYDSWEKSLDGPNNQIYEILKVISYLNKNSACKKHLIILLNKADLISWDKHRLEMIQSELNYVLKENFQWTDAEFQFIPCSGLLGSNLNKTENITKSKYKSEFDSINYVPEWYEGPTFFSQLYLLVEHNMNKIETTLEEPFVGTILQSSVLQPIAEINYVSLKVLINSGYIQSGQTIEIHTQYEDFHYYGIVSRMKNSKQILETNTKNNISVGLNPDILEVLVKIHNTEDFTKKQFHIRKGDIIIHSRKTNTLSPNLPNTLKLLALRLIKLSIQTHALSDPVDLGSELLLYHNLTHNAVKLVKILGTNDISINPNQSLIVEVEIIEPDFALNVIDSKYITNNIVLTSIDHKVIAVGRIACQ
- the RTS2 gene encoding Rts2p (Basic zinc-finger protein; similar to human and mouse Kin17 proteins which are chromatin-associated proteins involved in UV response and DNA replication), which translates into the protein MADYDSAKYWSKQGARRGLQKTRYYCQICQRQCKDANGFQSHNKSPSHLRKISQVTAEDARRYNIQFEKGFLQLLKQRHGEKWIDANKVYNEYVQDRDHVHMNATMHRSLTQFVRYLGRAGKVDVDMDIDDTSENVEGPLLIRIHPSSLSSPSEDGMLRSQQEEQEVIAAELLKRQLNRAKRQTEKVYQPEMKSEISGDSTLKRVQVTFHGNGRVNKKKKKVPPRKDGIKFR